The Rhizobium rhizoryzae genome window below encodes:
- a CDS encoding helix-turn-helix domain-containing protein yields the protein MANIRKQSSFAWRWRQAVARSDLSASAKAICQALGLKMDKDGGNCHPTIQDLVALSGLSKKTVIKHLDAAASAGWISVTRGQFYGQMHNRKSYVARFPDRPSVPVRQHDDDAESLGGGIASEGAKVVEMGDEDGVNKGNNTVYQLPHDNESPEDSPNISPQLRTRTGASGAERRKSERLFLRWLKAWPNAEQWSLSRTRKAWDDLDSDQRLRCIDRTPDYLNQPGTADRIACPATYLQARAWERLPPVVAPERPERVSAKAFGKVWMAYRFWLLLQPPNGQLVITGFDQRQIDQGQVTREALLFEKTRKSGWPAVNELLTKIREPVMCPSWLVEVSEGFRQVQRGSDLWSAWERLHERRGWPWFGWTTDYPWFPAVDPSAGDLNAAVDTAMNDFETLVNEGREDAG from the coding sequence ATGGCTAACATCAGAAAACAATCGTCCTTTGCGTGGCGGTGGCGGCAAGCGGTTGCTCGGTCTGACTTGAGTGCGTCCGCAAAAGCGATCTGCCAAGCATTAGGGCTCAAGATGGATAAGGACGGCGGCAACTGCCATCCGACAATTCAGGATCTGGTTGCTCTATCGGGGCTCTCGAAAAAGACAGTGATCAAGCACCTGGACGCGGCCGCAAGTGCGGGCTGGATAAGTGTCACAAGAGGTCAGTTCTACGGGCAAATGCACAACCGGAAATCGTATGTCGCGCGGTTCCCGGATCGTCCGTCTGTGCCGGTTCGTCAACACGATGACGATGCGGAATCTCTCGGCGGCGGGATCGCGAGCGAAGGGGCGAAGGTGGTGGAAATGGGGGACGAAGACGGTGTAAATAAGGGTAATAATACGGTGTACCAGTTACCCCACGATAATGAATCTCCAGAAGACTCTCCAAATATATCTCCACAATTGCGCACGCGCACGGGCGCAAGTGGCGCTGAAAGACGCAAAAGCGAACGGCTGTTTTTGCGGTGGCTGAAGGCTTGGCCTAACGCTGAACAATGGAGTTTGTCGAGAACTCGCAAGGCTTGGGATGATCTGGATTCAGATCAGAGGTTGCGGTGCATTGACCGCACGCCCGATTATCTCAATCAGCCCGGAACAGCTGACCGCATTGCTTGCCCTGCCACATACCTGCAAGCAAGGGCGTGGGAACGGTTGCCGCCTGTCGTCGCGCCGGAAAGGCCAGAACGGGTATCAGCCAAGGCGTTCGGAAAAGTCTGGATGGCCTATCGCTTTTGGCTATTGCTGCAGCCGCCAAACGGACAGTTGGTCATCACTGGATTTGACCAGCGCCAAATTGATCAGGGGCAGGTGACGCGTGAAGCGCTGCTTTTCGAGAAGACGCGCAAGAGTGGATGGCCTGCCGTCAATGAGCTTCTGACTAAGATCCGCGAGCCTGTCATGTGCCCTTCCTGGCTTGTCGAGGTGTCGGAAGGTTTCCGCCAAGTGCAGCGCGGTTCTGATCTCTGGTCGGCATGGGAGCGCCTTCACGAAAGACGTGGTTGGCCGTGGTTCGGCTGGACGACTGACTATCCATGGTTTCCGGCCGTTGATCCTTCGGCCGGTGACCTGAATGCGGCGGTTGATACCGCGATGAATGATTTCGAAACGC